The DNA segment GGCACGCGGAGATCATGGCCTGGGCCTCCACGGGCTGCTGGTCGAAGTAGGCGTGGGCGCCTCCCCTTTCGTAGAAGCCGCGGTTGCCGATGGGGCGGAAGTGGCCCGCCTGGGTCTTCTGGATCGAGGCCAGCCAACGGAGGGACTGGAGCCCGATCTCCATGGCCTCGGTGTGCAGGGGGCCCTGCCCGCCCAGGAACAGGGCCTGGCACAGCCGCGCGTTCTCGTAGGTGGCGGCGGGCTCGAACCAGGGCCAGTCCTCGGAGGCGCAGCCCTTCCACAGGGCGATGAGGCGGCGCGTCAGGAGGTCGCGGGGGCCTTCCAGGTCCGTGCGCTCGGGGTGGAGGCGGAGAAGTTCGTGGATTCCCAGGAGGGTGAAGGCCCAGGCCCGTGGGGAGGTGAACCCTTCCACCGCGCCCAGCCCCGCCTCGAAGAGCTGCGCGGACAGTTTCCGGTGCCCCTCGCTGCGGGAGCGGCAGGCCCCGGTGGCGGTGGCCCACAGCGCGCGTCCGTGGCAGTCCTCGCTTCCCACCTCCTCCATCCACTGCCGGCCGTGGCTCATGAAATTGCGGAAGCGCCCGGTCTTGCGGTCCAGGGCGGCCGACAGGAAGGCGAGGTAAGTGGTGGCGAGGCGGGGCAGGTTCTCCAGCGAGGACCGTCCGCCCAGTTCGTCCAGCAGGATACACAGGAGGAACGCGCGGGCGTTGTCGTCGGTGCAGTAGCCCTCGTGGAAGTTCGGCACGTTGAAGGTGGCGTGCTGCAGGATGCCGGTGGAATCCGTCATGTCCACGATGTGGTCGAACCGGAGCGGCGGCAGGTCGTAGGGCCGGCTGGCGAGCGTCCACGCCGCGAACGCGGAGCGGGACTTGGCCTTCCGGTCGATCCGCGCCCGCCGGAACGACTCCAGGTAGCGCTCGGCCACCGCGGACCAGATCATCTCGCGCCCCCGCCGGTGGGCCGCCTCGCCGGTCTTCTGCAGCCGGACGGGATCGTCGAGGTAGGCGCACACGCCCTCCGCGATGGCGGTGGAATCGCGGAAGGGGACCAAGATCCCCCGCCCGTCGGCCAGCAGTTCCTGGGCGTGCCAGTAGGGCGTGGACACGACGGCCTTGCCCGCGCCGAACACGTAGGACAGGGTGCCGGAGGTGATCTGGGCCTCGTTGAGGTAGGGCGTCAGGTAGATGTCCGTTGCCCCGATGAATTCCTTGAGGTCGTCCAGCGATACGAACCGGTCGTAGAAGATGACGTGTTCCTTCACCCCGCAGTCCTCCGCGAGCCGCTCCAGGCGGAGGCGGTAGCTCTCGCCGTCGCGGGCCACCAGGTGGGGGTGGGTCGCGCCCAGGATGAGGTAGACCACGTTGGGGTGGCGCTTGACGATGGTGGGCAGCGCCTCGATGGCGTATTCGATGCCCTTTCCGGGCCCCAGCAGCCCGAAGGTGAGCAGGACCGTGCGGCCCTCCACCCCGAACTGCGACTTGTAGAAGCTGGAGTCCGTGAAGGGCATGTCGGGGATGCCGTGGGGGATGATGTCCAGCTTGCCCTCGGGCACGTCGTAGACCTCCCGCAGGATCTCCGCGCCCTTCTGGGCCATGACGATCAGCCGGTCGCTGCGCTGGATCAGCTCGTCCATCACCCGGCGCTGCGCGGGATTGGGATCCCGCAGGATGGTGTGCAGCGTCGTCACCACCGGCATCCGGATCTCCCGCAGGAGGGTGAGGAGGTGGCTCCCGGCCGGTCCACCGTAGATTCCGAACTCGTGCTGGATGCACAGCACGTCCGCGTTGTTGAAGTTCAGGAAGTCGGCGGCCCGGCGATAGGAATCCAGGTCCTTCTCCTCCACCTCGAAGCGGACCCGCGGCGGATAGCGGTAGGGATCGGGCTGGTCGTTCATCGCCCCGGCGAAGCACAGGGACGACGGCGCCGCCGCGGCCACCGCTTCGCACAGGTCGTGGGTGAAGGTGGCGATGCCGCACAGCCGGGGGAGATAGCCTCCGAGAAAGGCGATTCGTTCGGGCGGAGTGGAATTCATCAAGCCGTTCCTCTCGTTCGATGCAGGGCCGCACGACGCGCAAATTGTATAAAAAAGATGCTATCACATTCAAGGGGCGCGGTCGGGGAGCAAAGTTGGGCCGGGTCGGGGCCCCGTCCGATAAGCTCAGCCAGAGGCTGATCCATGGATCGAGGGAGTTTCCTGGGAGTGTTGCTGGGGGTGACGCTGCTGGCGGTGGCCATCGGCATCGGCCCGAATCCCCGCATCTTCTTTCATCCCGCCAGCACCATCGTGGTGGTGGGGGGCGTGATCGCCGCCACCCTGATCCGCTTCCCGCTGGAGCACGTGAGCTACGCGTTCTCCATCGCCAGCCGCGCCTTCTTCACCCGGGCGCCGGAGACCCAGGCCCTGGTGAACCAGATCGTGGGCCTTTCGCAGCGGGCGCGCCGGGAAGGGCTGCTGAACATGGAAAAGGCCATGGACGTGGAGGGCTTCCTGGCGAAGGGCCTGCGGATGGTGGTGGACCGCGCCGAGCGGACGCACATCCACGCCGTC comes from the Geothrix sp. 21YS21S-4 genome and includes:
- a CDS encoding glycosyltransferase family 4 protein — protein: MNSTPPERIAFLGGYLPRLCGIATFTHDLCEAVAAAAPSSLCFAGAMNDQPDPYRYPPRVRFEVEEKDLDSYRRAADFLNFNNADVLCIQHEFGIYGGPAGSHLLTLLREIRMPVVTTLHTILRDPNPAQRRVMDELIQRSDRLIVMAQKGAEILREVYDVPEGKLDIIPHGIPDMPFTDSSFYKSQFGVEGRTVLLTFGLLGPGKGIEYAIEALPTIVKRHPNVVYLILGATHPHLVARDGESYRLRLERLAEDCGVKEHVIFYDRFVSLDDLKEFIGATDIYLTPYLNEAQITSGTLSYVFGAGKAVVSTPYWHAQELLADGRGILVPFRDSTAIAEGVCAYLDDPVRLQKTGEAAHRRGREMIWSAVAERYLESFRRARIDRKAKSRSAFAAWTLASRPYDLPPLRFDHIVDMTDSTGILQHATFNVPNFHEGYCTDDNARAFLLCILLDELGGRSSLENLPRLATTYLAFLSAALDRKTGRFRNFMSHGRQWMEEVGSEDCHGRALWATATGACRSRSEGHRKLSAQLFEAGLGAVEGFTSPRAWAFTLLGIHELLRLHPERTDLEGPRDLLTRRLIALWKGCASEDWPWFEPAATYENARLCQALFLGGQGPLHTEAMEIGLQSLRWLASIQKTQAGHFRPIGNRGFYERGGAHAYFDQQPVEAQAMISACLEAYRATHDTLWLREAKRAFEWFLGRNDLGITVYDSGSGGCSDGLHPDRANENQGAESTLAFHLSRAEMTFAGHLTGVLPDRAP